From the Peromyscus leucopus breed LL Stock chromosome 8b, UCI_PerLeu_2.1, whole genome shotgun sequence genome, one window contains:
- the Ift20 gene encoding intraflagellar transport protein 20 homolog isoform X2: MPYLLTSTVTPSKQDFSREPQGKQVRLRAMAKDILGEAGLHFDELNKLRVLDPEVTQQTIELKEECKDFVDKIGQFQKIVGGLIELVDQLAKEAENEKMKAIGARNLLKSIAKQREAQQQQLQALIAEKKMQLERYRVEYEALCKVEAEQNEFIDQFIFQK, encoded by the exons ATGCCATACCTCCTGACTTCCACTGTCACCCCTTCAAAGCAGGACTTCTCTAGGGAGCCTCAAGGGAAACAGGTGAggctgagag CTATGGCCAAGGACATCTTGGGGGAAGCAGGACTGCACTTTGATGAGCTGAACAAGCTTCGGGTGTTGGACCCAGAAGTTACCCAGCAGACCATAGAGCTCAAGGAAGAGTGTAAGGATTTTGTGGATA AAATTGGCCAGTTTCAGAAAATAGTGGGTGGTCTGATTGAGCTTGTGGATCAGCTCGCGAAAGAAGCGGAGAACGAGAAGATGAAG GCCATTGGTGCTCGGAACTTGCTGAAGTCCATAGCAAAGCAGAGGGAAGCCCAGCAGCAGCAACTGCAGGCGCTGatagcagaaaagaaaatgcagctgGAGAG gtATCGGGTTGAATATGAAGCTTTGTGTAAAGTAGAAGCAGAACAAAATGAATTTATTGAccaatttatttttcagaaatga
- the Tmem97 gene encoding sigma intracellular receptor 2, which yields MGAAAARRCVEWLLGLYFVSHIPVTLFIDLQVVLPPELYPQEFSNLLRWYSKEFKDPLMQAPPVWFKSFVFCELVFQLPFFPIAAYAFFKGSCRWIRIPAIIYAVHTITTLIPILCTFLLEDFSKDAAFKGQRPKNFRERLTLIGVYAPYLIIPLILFLFMLRNPYYKYEEKRKKK from the exons ATGGGGGCTGCGGCCGCCAGGCGCTGCGTCGAGTGGCTGCTGGGCCTCTACTTTGTCTCGCACATCCCCGTCACGCTGTTCATCGACCTGCAGGTGGTGCTGCCGCCCGAACTGTACCCGCAGGAG TTCAGCAATCTGCTGCGGTGGTACTCTAAGGAGTTCAAAGATCCTCTGATGCAGGCCCCCCCAGTGTGGTTCAAGTCCTTCGTGTTCTGTGAGCTTGTGTTCCAGCTGCCCTTCTTCCCCATTGCAGCATACGCCTTCTTCAAAG gAAGCTGCCGGTGGATCCGAATCCCTGCAATCATCTATGCAGTCCATACGATAACAACTTTAATTCCGATCCTCTGTACATTTCTACTGGAGGATTTCTCCAAAGATGCTGCTTTCAAAGGACAAAGACCCAAGAATTTCCGTGAACGACTAACCCTTATAGGTGTCTATGCCCCCTACTTAATAATCCCCCTTATACTCTTCCTGTTCATGTTGCGGAACCCTTACTACAAgtatgaggagaaaagaaagaaaaaataa
- the Tnfaip1 gene encoding BTB/POZ domain-containing adapter for CUL3-mediated RhoA degradation protein 2, translated as MSGDTCLCPASGAKPKISGFKGGGLGNKYVQLNVGGSLYYTTVRALTRHDTMLKAMFSGRMEVLTDKEGWILIDRCGKHFGTILNYLRDDTITLPQNRQEIQELMAEAKYYLIQGLVNMCQTALQDKKDSYQPVCNIPIITSLREEDRLIESSTKPVVKLLYNRSNNKYSYTSNSDDHLLKNIELFDKLSLRFNGRVLFIKDVIGDEICCWSFYGQGRKLAEVCCTSIVYATEKKQTKVEFPEARIYEETLNVLLYETPRVPDNSLLEATSRSRSQASPSEDEDTFELRDRVRRIHVKRYSTYDDRQLGHQSAHRD; from the exons ATGTCAGGGGACACCTGTCTGTGCCCAGCCTCAGGGGCCAAGCCCAAGATAAGTGGCTTCAAGGGAGGCGGGCTGGGCAACAAGTATGTGCAGCTCAATGTGGGCGGCTCCCTGTACTACACTACGGTGCGGGCCCTCACTCGGCATGACACCATGCTCAAGGCCATGTTCAGTGGGCGCATGGAGGTGCTGACCGACAAAGAAG GCTGGATCCTCATAGACAGATGTGGAAAGCACTTTGGCACCATCTTGAATTATCTCCGAGATGACACCATCACCCTCCCTCAAAACCGGCAAGAGATCCAGGAATTGATGGCTGAAGCAAAATATTACCTCATTCAAGGGCTGGTGAACATGTGCCAGACTGCACTGCAG GACAAGAAAGACTCCTACCAGCCTGTGTGCAACATCCCCATCATCACATCCCTGAGAGAGGAGGACAGGCTCATCGAATCTTCCACAAAG CCTGTGGTGAAGCTGCTGTACAACAGGAGCAATAACAAGTACTCATACACCAG CAACTCTGATGATCACCTGCTGAAAAACATTGAACTGTTTGACAAGCTGTCCTTGCGCTTCAATGGCCGCGTGCTCTTCATCAAGGACGTCATTGGTGATGAAATCTGCTGCTGGTCTTTCTATGGCCAGGGTCGTAAGCTGGCAGAGGTGTGCTGCACCTCCATCGTGTATGCCACCGAGAAGAAGCAGACCAAG GTGGAATTCCCAGAGGCCCGAATCTATGAGGAGACACTCAATGTCCTACTCTATGAGACCCCTCGAGTCCCTGACAATTCCTTGCTAGAGGCCACAAGTCGGAGCCGCAGCCAGGCTTCCCCCAGTGAAGATGAGGATACCTTTGAACTGCGGGACCGTGTCCGCCGCATTCACGTCAAGCGCTATAGCACTTACGATGACCGGCAACTTGGCCACCAGTCTGCTCATCGAGACTAA
- the Ift20 gene encoding intraflagellar transport protein 20 homolog isoform X1, protein MAKDILGEAGLHFDELNKLRVLDPEVTQQTIELKEECKDFVDKIGQFQKIVGGLIELVDQLAKEAENEKMKAIGARNLLKSIAKQREAQQQQLQALIAEKKMQLERYRVEYEALCKVEAEQNEFIDQFIFQK, encoded by the exons ATGGCCAAGGACATCTTGGGGGAAGCAGGACTGCACTTTGATGAGCTGAACAAGCTTCGGGTGTTGGACCCAGAAGTTACCCAGCAGACCATAGAGCTCAAGGAAGAGTGTAAGGATTTTGTGGATA AAATTGGCCAGTTTCAGAAAATAGTGGGTGGTCTGATTGAGCTTGTGGATCAGCTCGCGAAAGAAGCGGAGAACGAGAAGATGAAG GCCATTGGTGCTCGGAACTTGCTGAAGTCCATAGCAAAGCAGAGGGAAGCCCAGCAGCAGCAACTGCAGGCGCTGatagcagaaaagaaaatgcagctgGAGAG gtATCGGGTTGAATATGAAGCTTTGTGTAAAGTAGAAGCAGAACAAAATGAATTTATTGAccaatttatttttcagaaatga